From Coffea arabica cultivar ET-39 chromosome 2e, Coffea Arabica ET-39 HiFi, whole genome shotgun sequence, the proteins below share one genomic window:
- the LOC113720464 gene encoding PLAT domain-containing protein 3-like: MTSRHFSSSMLLILATVVLASAVAAHPSNECVYTLYVQTGSIVKAGTDSRISVTLGDSAGKSVWIPNLRDWGLMGPQHDYFERGSLDIFTGRGPCISSPVCRLNLTSDGSGAHHGWYCDYIEVTSTGPHKACSQSIFYVEQWLATDAPPYELTAVLDGCKRMETQFRERRHGPFALRKSSASE; encoded by the exons ATGACGAGTCGCCACTTCTCATCATCAATGCTGCTAATACTCGCCACCGTCGTCTTAGCTTCTGCTGTTGCCGCCCATCCATCT AATGAATGCGTATACACTCTCTACGTACAAACTGGAAGCATCGTAAAGGCGGGAACTGACTCCAGAATTAGCGTCACTCTTGGCGACTCCGCAGGAAAATCAGTTTGGATCCCAAATCTCAGGGATTGGGGTCTAATGGGCCCACAACATGACTACTTTGAGAGGGGCAGTCTGGATATATTTACTGGACGAGGCCCATGCATAAGTTCACCCGTTTGCAGGCTCAACTTGACCTCTGATGGTTCTGGAGCCCACCATGGTTGGTACTGTGACTACATCGAAGTCACCTCCACGGGCCCACACAAAGCGTGTAGTCAGTCCATATTCTATGTTGAGCAGTGGTTGGCCACTGATGCTCCCCCTTACGAGTTGACTGCTGTCTTGGATGGTTGCAAGAGGATGGAGACCCAATTTAGAGAAAGGCGTCATGGGCCTTTTGCGCTGCGCAAGTCATCTGCTTCCGAGTAG